A portion of the Sandaracinaceae bacterium genome contains these proteins:
- a CDS encoding DUF2914 domain-containing protein — translation MTSAVLPYARTTRPRAALTLVLVSATLLGCDPVDETAAEEHPAPAEPSREDRRASDESAREERAAAAEQERAAREEAAADTIAAEVAAGLVDAGPLAALEAEPEAPAEAAEVGATGSADVYVRPVIHPDVIPNFRVLRFSLAEDVVDREPVMVSSSFRRDSGPMHVFLEVRNETGEDIQLFVGFRPASVQQRGGGVSLTIPPSPRYRTRARSNTRRAVGEWVCEIMDERQRVLATQRFWITPGAEPSPAAEPAAE, via the coding sequence ATGACGTCTGCTGTTCTCCCATACGCGCGAACGACGCGGCCGCGAGCGGCCCTCACGCTGGTGCTGGTGAGCGCCACGCTCCTGGGCTGCGATCCGGTGGACGAGACCGCGGCCGAGGAGCACCCCGCCCCCGCCGAGCCATCTCGTGAAGACCGGCGGGCGAGCGACGAGTCAGCACGGGAAGAGCGCGCTGCGGCCGCTGAGCAGGAGCGCGCGGCGCGCGAGGAGGCCGCGGCGGATACCATCGCCGCCGAGGTGGCCGCCGGCCTGGTGGACGCCGGCCCACTCGCCGCACTGGAAGCGGAGCCAGAAGCCCCCGCCGAGGCAGCCGAGGTGGGCGCGACGGGCAGCGCCGACGTGTACGTGCGCCCCGTCATCCACCCCGACGTCATCCCGAACTTCCGCGTCTTGCGCTTCTCGCTCGCCGAAGACGTGGTGGACCGCGAGCCCGTCATGGTGTCCAGCAGCTTCCGCCGCGACTCGGGCCCGATGCACGTGTTCCTCGAGGTGCGCAACGAGACCGGCGAGGACATCCAGCTGTTCGTGGGCTTCCGCCCCGCCTCGGTCCAGCAGCGCGGCGGCGGCGTGTCGCTGACCATCCCGCCCTCCCCGCGCTACCGCACCCGCGCCCGCAGCAACACCCGCCGCGCCGTGGGCGAGTGGGTGTGCGAGATCATGGACGAGCGTCAACGCGTGCTGGCCACCCAGCGCTTCTGGATCACCCCGGGCGCCGAGCCGTCCCCGGCCGCCGAGCCCGCGGCCGAGTAG
- a CDS encoding helix-turn-helix transcriptional regulator, translated as MLELAEALRVTERTLRRKLRSEGTSPRELLDEVRHERALALLEEGQRSLDEIAYVLGFSGAGAFRRAFRRWTGVAPTEYGNPR; from the coding sequence GTGCTGGAGCTGGCCGAGGCGCTGCGCGTCACCGAGCGCACGCTGCGCCGCAAGCTGCGCTCCGAAGGCACCAGCCCGCGCGAGCTGCTGGACGAGGTGCGCCACGAGCGTGCCCTGGCCCTGCTGGAAGAAGGCCAGCGCTCGCTCGACGAGATCGCCTACGTGCTGGGCTTCAGCGGCGCGGGGGCGTTCCGCCGCGCGTTCCGGCGCTGGACGGGCGTGGCGCCCACGGAGTACGGCAACCCGCGCTGA